Part of the Xiphophorus couchianus chromosome 8, X_couchianus-1.0, whole genome shotgun sequence genome is shown below.
AAAATTGCACGGTGCCTTGCAATATTATTCACAAAATTGTTCTAATTTTGTCTCGatccaaccacaaactttgatgtgggttttttgggggggattatATGTGCTAGGCTAAAGGTCTGCAATGTGAGGATCCGGAGCCTCAAGTGACTCTTTGGACGTTCCACATCGGCTCCTATTACCTtccagtaaaaataattaagaaccaactaatgtttttgaattttactatataataattgttgttttttttagtattaatTCATCTTTTGACATGCATTAATTGCACTAAATTCCTAACGCAGAAGAtgatttttagatttgttttttctttttctttttttacttttggtttaaaacactaaatgtatataaagtttaattttttttgtattttttccaaaccaaataatagaaataaaacagtggttctataaaaaattacaacaaaattcCTATAGcaggtttttgtcttttttttccccggACACATACCATTTGTGTCTCTAAACGAGCTTTATTTCAGGGCCacaaaatggctctttggatcGTAAAGGTCGCAGGCCCCAGTGCTAGACCAACATAATGCGGTCCAGCACACTTTACTCTGTGTCCGTCGGTCACATAAAGTCCCAGTGGAGCAGGGTTGAGTTTGTGGCTGTGACATGAGGAAATGTGGGAAAGTTGAAGGGTTGTGAATCTATTTGCAAGGCACcgtttaaaacttttaaatcttCCTCctgagagagaaaggaagaataTTATTATCCACAGTGGAGTGAGCACAAGTCctaattggttgttttattGACCTCTTAGCATTTCCAAAGTTCTTAAAACTGTTGTTCTTTTCTGTATCTGATGTTCTGTGTGCTATTAGTGATGCAGCCATTGGGGGTTGTCTTGTGTTGCACACCTTTCCAACACTGCGAAACGATCGCCCCCCCACTCCCCCCGCGGAAAAGCGTCCATGCTTGATATCGTATGGTTCATGACCAATATGTTTCCAGTACAGGTGACCCATACATCAAAGTGTTCACTCATTCtctgcattgtgttttttcttttctttttttgcttaacctatatatataaaaaaagaaagcaaaaaaacaaataatcagctccctttttgttttgttttttctttaataagaagctattcttttgcattttatattaaTGATGCATATTGACTGAGAAGAGTAGATTAAATCAAATCCAAGTAAGGATGCTTGGTCTGAAGTAGCGGGTAGATGACTCTTTAGGCTGGATGGGGAAGTGTatgctctctttctctctagAATACAGTGGGATAAATGTGCAGACAGAGTGAAGAGCGCCTCCCTTGCCTTCCCTAACGTCCCGCTTTGTCCTGCAGGGAAGATCCCAGAGGAGGCCAAGGCTCTGTCGCTGTTGGCACCTGCCGCCCCGGTACCCAGTCTGATTCCAGGCGGAGGATTGCTGCCGATTCCCACTCCGGCTCCACTTCAGAACGTGAGTCATCGTCTTTATTttgggtgtttgtttttttttcatttcttcacatGCACAGGTTGAATCTAACATCCATCGGTGCGGTTCACGCCCACAGCTGAACCTCCCTCTAGTGAATCGGATCACAGCGGGCCTCGACGCCACAGCCTCTGCGCTCGCTCAGCCTCCCCTCATCGGCAATGTCGACCCGACGAAAATCGATGAGATTAGGAGGACGGTTTATGTTGGAAACCTAAACTCACAGGTAAGGTTAAGGAAAAGTCTAAATAAATGAAGGTAGTTAAAGTTGTACATATGGCTGGAACAATTAATTGagtattgaaataatcgtcagctAATGTAGCAATCAATTAATTAACAGCAGCATACAGACAAgaaaaggcaatttgctgaaagaaaaatatactcAGATAAGTGAGTGAGCTAAAACTGTTATATACAaaagatatacagtatacattATGCtcttaagaaaataataataaaaataaacctttgtTTATAGACAACTCCTATATAGAACTCCTCAGGTGGCATAGTTTTActaaactatatttttttgtaaaaaaacaaaacctcctATTAAGACCTTTTTATTGTTAATCAGTTAATgcaaaactgaattattttgcCAACAGCTGATCAAGCATACGCTAAaagaatgctgttattgcattgtAGGTTATAAAAGGTTTATTCTAAAAAATGgaccaaattatttatttgcatattgtttaaaaaaggcttaactggttcaatgaaaaatctgcagaacatTCCATTTTCTAACTTGATTAATCGTccaaataatcaattactaaaacaaTCAGTAGTTGCAGCCCTAGGTTTAtgttctgcttgttttgttATTCCTCTGTTACTTTGTTTGTAGCGTCCGAGTTCTCACAATGCCTCAAATTTCCAAACCTCTTCAGCCGTCGAAGCTCCTGGCCTCCATTCGCAACGCTCCGCTTTGTGGCTGGTGCTGAATTCTTCACCGACATCACATACTCTTAAACCAAAAGAGACTGCAAAGAAATCGCTCAGATTgcatttagatatttatttaggCCTTTAACATAAAGCAGTCGATGTATATTCACCCCTTTACCACAAAACCCCACGTGAAGCtttctgggattttatgtgatagaccaactaCAAGTTGAGTcaattctaaaaaataattgtcaactaattcaacaattgattaatcattaactgaagtctatagactcaaaaaaatagcaatttgctgaaagaacatacAGAGCAGTAGTTAAGccaaaattgtgaaaaaaaaatgcatacattttgcatttaacattaaaaaaaggtaaGCTTGCAAATATGTTCAACCCAGAACTAAGGAAGGAGCATATTTTTAGCTTTACCtggttaaaaaaatcaataaatctcCTGTGAAGAACCTTTTATTATCCAGTctgttaatctaaaaaataatcatcagctCAGTCCTCCACTGTATTGATGCTGAGTCGAGGAGAAAGgcttgagcttttcacatgttgctgttaaaagtatctttttagctgcagatgcatcctttgatACAAATGATCGAGCgctcactaaaggaatgctattattgcattttaggcaagaaAATGTCTATTTGTCTATTTagaaatgaattgaattatttctttatttgtatcttatggtgtatttctaatattgtatagaAAAATTGTAAATGGTTACGTGAAAAATCCACCGAATGCAGCGACgattttatccgattaatcgtcagaataattgactacaaaaataatcattagatgcatattttcttcaacatttttacaaagtgtGACCTCTATGATAAGCTTCCTGTGCTTcgatatccctaaataaaatccagggtATTCAATAGTCTTCGGAAGACGACAAATGTTTTGTGAGTTCAGTGCAGAGTTCAGTTCCCAAGAAGAGTTCTTGGTGTGAAGACTATTTTAAGCTATTTTTATATGCAgtttattatatttctattgGATCTGTCCCAGACCACCACTgcagagcagctgctggagtTCTTCAAGCAGGTGGGAGACGTGAAGTTTGTCCGGATGGCCGGAGACGAGACTCAGCCGACCCGCTTCGCCTTCGTAGAGTTTGTGGAGCAGGACTCCGTGGCCAGAGCCCTCACTTTAAACGGAGTCATGTTTGGAGACAGACCCCTGAAGTGTGTTCTCACACCTTTTACTGTGAAATGTGGTTGAaaagtgtttgggttttttaaaaattattattattctatggTTAAATCTGTTTCAGGGTCAATCATTCCAATAATGCCATTGTTAAGCCCCCTGAGATGACGCCACAGGCTGCTGCTAAGGAGCTGGAAAGTGTGATGAAGAGGGTGAGGGAGGCCCAGTCCACCATTGCTGCTGCCATAGAACCAGGTTGGAAATATGGATTGATTTGAAATACTCACAGAGTGTCCCGTAACTCAGCGGAGGTTGTTTTTATGCTGACGCTAACATTTCTTCTCTGTGCGTTAGCAGAGACCGAGCAGCGTTCCTCTAGCCGCTCCCAAAGGTCACGGCGGTCCCGTTCCCGGACGCGCTCTCGTTCCCACTCGAGATCACGGAGGAAAAGGTCCCGCTCCAAACACAGGTGCTCAGAAAGCCCCAATTTGACATGATAACGGTACTTACTGTGATGTCCAGTCGCTGATGTTTTCcctcttattttctttctccaattCTGGTGgatcagacaaacacaaaggtCTTTTCCTGGCGGTGACGCCCACAGTTCAAGGAGCGGCCACAAGAGGCGCTCTCGTTCCAGAGACAAGAGACATGCCAGGAGTCGCTCCAGGTGCTTTGACAGCAGCTGactttacaaacttttttttacttttccagtCTAAATGCAGTACAGTACTTCTGCTTATCTCTGTAACAAATTTCACATTTCTATAACACTTAGTGGACAAAAGTCATTGTTATTCCCACTGTTAGCAGAAGAGGGCGCCATATTCCAATCAAAAGTCAAGATCCAAGTGATCTTGACTTTGCTCTGATGGAAGATGTaattaaatctgaatattttacatgtttttgaatcaattcaaaaattctttattttattctaaagcGGAAATCATATGTTGTCATAACTCATCGTCTTCAAAGAGGATTCTGACTGAAGATTGTTGCCATgttactgttttatttctgtcttgaTACACTAACGGGTATTTTCTTGGGGTAGCAGAGatgatattccacagtaacatgtcctaGATGATAATATCAGTTGTTGGCAAattctgctaatccacctcatttgcttttgctgcttctctgtaAATCTCTGTCTGGCTGTACAGACAGAGATTTCTGCCCAGTCAGAAAGCTGGGCAGAAAGATATATCctactaaatgtttttattaaatgtagtttttcttttctattagaGGCCACAAAAGGAGGAGCAAAGATCGGTCCAGAAGCCCTCGAAGGAAAGCGAGATCACCTTCACCAAAACGGTCAGTACGTCCCAAATCTGAATCCGTTCTTAGCAGCACCTGAGTCATTTAATTCGTTGTTTGGTTCATTTGTTTGTcattgttcatttgttttcgATGGTCTCTTTTAGAAGTAAACGGGAGAAGAAGAGGGAGCGCagcagagacaggaaggagCGCTCCACGTCCAGGAAGAGAAGCCGCAAAGATGAGGAGCGGATAAAGAGCAAATCCAAGACAACCAAGGTGAAACAGCTCGCGATTTTCTCACCAGCACGTCTGGTGTCCCGTTAACAGGATGACCAATTTAGTAGAACGTGGCTCTCCACAGTGTGGCCCTTGAAACGATTTTGTGTGGCCCATGACCACAAGTCAAGAATTTggaaattgtctgtttttcatttattaaggcaaaagtccaaagccttttttatgttttgggtcTTTAATGATATacagatttcattaaaaaatgtgtttgttattGAGCAGGTAAACCTACAAATTACTAACTAATTTTGTGGCCCGCCAGTAGTTTTAAATTTGCCAAGGTCAGTgctgacttctttttttttttttttcttgaagtcTGACCTGTCAGTAACAATTTTGATCaagtaccttttttttctttttaagtactTTTCCATAAAACCATATGGTGGCTCCTAGATAGGAGTTTATAATCAAAGCAAAATGACAAGATCATCACCATTTATAGCCTCACCTCCACTAGGAGCGGTGATGTGGAGttaaaattttatcacaatatttcgtggtactattgtgataacaagAAAAATTgttaaactatttattacttctttttttttttggtaatagTGTGGCTGTGCCTGGATTgcgccacaaacacaaatactgttcttgaaaaacattctcaattaaaacagatttctttagGAAGCCAGGTACTTAgaaaaagtgtgatttatatcactaaatcCCAAACAGCAaccttattttattatattatcaAATTTAATGATATTTATTAATTCTCTAGACAACAGCAAAACTAGGACTTCTGATTATactgttgttggttttttttgtttgttctttgctTCAATAATTGGAATCAAgataacaataaatcaaaatattttaagaattttttttaagacagtTGATAAGAGATAATTGCCAACCCCTAACCTCAacctgatcttttttttttcttttgttcaacTCCAGCTGCATCTTGGGAGTTGATGAGTTTGCCCACAACGTGGTTCATCtcatgtaaaattttaattattgttttgcacttcctggttttagtgataTCTTTGTTcgaataaagaaaaaagtctcAAGTGTCTCAAACGTAAACATTGGGACAGAGCAAAGTAAAGGTTCAGAGTGTACAAACAAACCCAGTGCGCTGAGAGTGTCTGGATATATTTAGCCACTGAAAGCGTTTCACAAGTCTAAAACAGAACCAAATGAGATGGtggcaaacaaaaatacaattaatttaaaGTAGTAGCGTACAGGAAGTGCTGCAGCTCTGTGACTGAGTTGTACTTAAACAAATTACACAACCAGTTTGACTCTCACTGGTTCTTCAACTTCAGAATGACTCGATgcactttgaaatgttaagTTTGACAAGTACCATTCATGCCGTTCGCTCTGAAGTAAACCTGAGATTAGGGGAGGGGGGGAGATAAATGAACCAGAGCGTCGGACCACAGCACGTTGCTCTGTCCCCACCCCGTCCCACCGACTTCAGGTGATTTCGTTTCAGTGGTAAATGTTTCCACTTCTCTTTAGGTCGTTTCAGATGGGACAGCACAACTAACCTACTTCAGTTACAGATCAACCCAAACGATAGCTTTGATAGaaagaaagctgaaaaaaggCCCATCGCGCTCCATCTGATCTGATAACAAGCTGAACATCTTCGACGGCTGAAAACAtgccctcaaaaaaaaaaaaagccttcatCTTGCAGAGTTCTGTTCGTCACATCTGCACAGACAGTTTTGTCACGTACAACAgttaacagcttttttttttttttttggagtgtgaTGCAGCTTatagtttgttctgttttttgagGTAAACACGAATCTGTTGTCAAATTTCATTGAGTCAAATCCAATCAAGTTAACTCTGATGCCATTTCAGGCATAATTTATTCCAAACATAACTCTGTGCCACCACAGAGACTTAGAATTCCTAGTTCCACTTGTATATTTTTTGACCTATAAAAAGACGTTTTCCCATACgataagtgaaaaaatctacCAGTGATTTTGGGGTTTTGCAGcgtaattaaaatattatattgtcAGATTACTTGAACAGGGCTGTAAAACATATAAGGTTCATTTTGAGATCACCACAATCCAGAACTGCTAAAGAAGACtagaaatatttgtactttaatcgttgtttttttaaatcctcaaagcactttgacattttgatcATGTGAACGCAATACAAATAAAGTGTAtcattatatttattaacaCAACATTCTGCCCAGTCTGTCGTCTTTAACTCAGTCGGTGTCGTGATTTTTTACAAATGGCGGGTTGGATTATTGTAAGGGAGTCGTTCTTGAGCCACAGCCAGTGGCTCTCCCCTCCGGCTcagtgtccaaactttttgtctcATGAGCAAAAACTGTCAAGTCAAGAGGAC
Proteins encoded:
- the srek1 gene encoding splicing regulatory glutamine/lysine-rich protein 1 isoform X5; protein product: MVHDQYVSSTGKIPEEAKALSLLAPAAPVPSLIPGGGLLPIPTPAPLQNLNLPLVNRITAGLDATASALAQPPLIGNVDPTKIDEIRRTVYVGNLNSQTTTAEQLLEFFKQVGDVKFVRMAGDETQPTRFAFVEFVEQDSVARALTLNGVMFGDRPLKVNHSNNAIVKPPEMTPQAAAKELESVMKRVREAQSTIAAAIEPAETEQRSSSRSQRSRRSRSRTRSRSHSRSRRKRSRSKHRQTQRSFPGGDAHSSRSGHKRRSRSRDKRHARSRSRGHKRRSKDRSRSPRRKARSPSPKRSKREKKRERSRDRKERSTSRKRSRKDEERIKSKSKTTKQDYKREEKAAYGSDREGSATPSDNMTSSLRAQHNGTYKTHRGEAAFLGRNATK
- the srek1 gene encoding splicing regulatory glutamine/lysine-rich protein 1 isoform X2; its protein translation is MSGIPGTAVVQVTNLSSAVSSEQMRTLFGFLGDIEELRLYPPDNTPLSFSSKVCYIKYRDPSSVGVAQHLTNTVFIDRALIVVPCAEGKIPEEAKALSLLAPAAPVPSLIPGGGLLPIPTPAPLQNLNLPLVNRITAGLDATASALAQPPLIGNVDPTKIDEIRRTVYVGNLNSQTTTAEQLLEFFKQVGDVKFVRMAGDETQPTRFAFVEFVEQDSVARALTLNGVMFGDRPLKVNHSNNAIVKPPEMTPQAAAKELESVMKRVREAQSTIAAAIEPAETEQRSSSRSQRSRRSRSRTRSRSHSRSRRKRSRSKHRQTQRSFPGGDAHSSRSGHKRRSRSRDKRHARSRSRGHKRRSKDRSRSPRRKARSPSPKRSKREKKRERSRDRKERSTSRKRSRKDEERIKSKSKTTKDYKREEKAAYGSDREGSATPSDNMTSSLRAQHNGTYKTHRGEAAFLGRNATK
- the srek1 gene encoding splicing regulatory glutamine/lysine-rich protein 1 isoform X4, with the translated sequence MSGIPGTAVVQVTNLSSAVSSEQMRTLFGFLGDIEELRLYPPDNTPLSFSSKVCYIKYRDPSSVGVAQHLTNTVFIDRALIVVPCAEGKIPEEAKALSLLAPAAPVPSLIPGGGLLPIPTPAPLQNLNLPLVNRITAGLDATASALAQPPLIGNVDPTKIDEIRRTVYVGNLNSQTTTAEQLLEFFKQVGDVKFVRMAGDETQPTRFAFVEFVEQDSVARALTLNGVMFGDRPLKVNHSNNAIVKPPEMTPQAAAKELESVMKRVREAQSTIAAAIEPETEQRSSSRSQRSRRSRSRTRSRSHSRSRRKRSRSKHRQTQRSFPGGDAHSSRSGHKRRSRSRDKRHARSRSRGHKRRSKDRSRSPRRKARSPSPKRSKREKKRERSRDRKERSTSRKRSRKDEERIKSKSKTTKDYKREEKAAYGSDREGSATPSDNMTSSLRAQHNGTYKTHRGEAAFLGRNATK
- the srek1 gene encoding splicing regulatory glutamine/lysine-rich protein 1 isoform X3, with translation MSGIPGTAVVQVTNLSSAVSSEQMRTLFGFLGDIEELRLYPPDNTPLSFSSKVCYIKYRDPSSVGVAQHLTNTVFIDRALIVVPCAEGKIPEEAKALSLLAPAAPVPSLIPGGGLLPIPTPAPLQNLNLPLVNRITAGLDATASALAQPPLIGNVDPTKIDEIRRTVYVGNLNSQTTTAEQLLEFFKQVGDVKFVRMAGDETQPTRFAFVEFVEQDSVARALTLNGVMFGDRPLKVNHSNNAIVKPPEMTPQAAAKELESVMKRVREAQSTIAAAIEPETEQRSSSRSQRSRRSRSRTRSRSHSRSRRKRSRSKHRQTQRSFPGGDAHSSRSGHKRRSRSRDKRHARSRSRGHKRRSKDRSRSPRRKARSPSPKRSKREKKRERSRDRKERSTSRKRSRKDEERIKSKSKTTKQDYKREEKAAYGSDREGSATPSDNMTSSLRAQHNGTYKTHRGEAAFLGRNATK
- the srek1 gene encoding splicing regulatory glutamine/lysine-rich protein 1 isoform X1; translation: MSGIPGTAVVQVTNLSSAVSSEQMRTLFGFLGDIEELRLYPPDNTPLSFSSKVCYIKYRDPSSVGVAQHLTNTVFIDRALIVVPCAEGKIPEEAKALSLLAPAAPVPSLIPGGGLLPIPTPAPLQNLNLPLVNRITAGLDATASALAQPPLIGNVDPTKIDEIRRTVYVGNLNSQTTTAEQLLEFFKQVGDVKFVRMAGDETQPTRFAFVEFVEQDSVARALTLNGVMFGDRPLKVNHSNNAIVKPPEMTPQAAAKELESVMKRVREAQSTIAAAIEPAETEQRSSSRSQRSRRSRSRTRSRSHSRSRRKRSRSKHRQTQRSFPGGDAHSSRSGHKRRSRSRDKRHARSRSRGHKRRSKDRSRSPRRKARSPSPKRSKREKKRERSRDRKERSTSRKRSRKDEERIKSKSKTTKQDYKREEKAAYGSDREGSATPSDNMTSSLRAQHNGTYKTHRGEAAFLGRNATK